In the Oceanispirochaeta sp. genome, AAAAATGGCCATGCGTATGGCTGAAAAAGCCGGACTGAAGGTCAAAACCGTCGTGGCAAACGATGATGCCGCATCAGCCCCCAAAACAGAATTGGAGAAGAGAAGAGGTGTTGCCGGTGAAATCTTCATGTGGAAAGCAGGAGGAGCCAGGGCTTCACTGGGCGGTTCCCTTGATGAGGTTATCCTTTCGGCACAAAAAGCCATAGACAATACCAGAAGTGTCGGCATCGGTCTGACATCCTGTACGATTCCCGCCGTCGGGCATCCAAACTTCACCATTGAAGAAGGGACTATGGAAGTCGGCATCGGCCATCATGGAGAACCGGGCATTAAAGTGGAGGCCTTAAAAACGGCTGATGAACTGGCTCAGGAAATGCTTGATGTCCTCCTGCCGGATCTTCCTTTTGTGAAAGGTGATGATGTGGCTGTGATTCTTTCGGGACTGGGAGCAACTCCTGTCATGGAACTGTACATCCTCTACAATAAAATTGAAGAAATCCTATCTGCTGCGGGCATCACCGTGTACCGGTCTTATGTGGGGAATCTCTTTACCTCTCTGGAAATGATGGGATCCACTTTGACTGTGATGAAGCTGGATGATGAACTGAAAGAACTGGTGGATATTGAGATTGATACCATGGGCCTCAAGCAGTTTGCCCGATAAGCCGGGAGACTGCAATTTGTAACAAAATAAAAAAAGGAGTACCAAATGGGGAATACTTTTAATAATGCCGATGGATACATCATTCTGCAGAACCTTATAAGCTGTATTAAAGCTAATGTTGAATATTTAAGCGAAGTCGATGGGAAAATAGCCGATGGTGACCATGGTATCAACATGGATAAGGGCTTTACCATCACGGCAAAAAGACTGGAAGGCAAAAAGCTTAATCTCACCGATGGAATGAACCTTCTGGGGGATGTTCTGATATCCGAAATCGGTGGTTCAATGGGACCAATCTACGGCAGCTACTTCATCGAATTGGGGGACGGCTGCAAAGGTCTTGAGCAAATCACCAGGGAAACATTTCTTGAAATGTATAAAACGGCTCTGGAAGTCGTTTTATCATTGGGAACAGCCAAGCTGGGTGATAAAACCATGCTGGATGCCATGATTCCTGCCATTAATGCCTTTGAATCGTCTCTCAAGGCCGATAAATCCTTTGCTGACTGTCTTACAGATATGACTGCCGCCGCCAAAACCGGGATGGAGTCCACCAAGGATATGGTGGCTAAAATCGGAAGATCCGCCAGGCTTGGTGAACGCTCCCGGGGGGTTCTGGATGCCGGTGCTGTCTCCTGTTCTCTTATCATTGAGGACATGGCAAAAAGCATTCAGTCACTCATGCAGTAGTAGATGAATGGGGATAATTTCATGGATGTGTTTTCCCTCTCATCAGTCATATCTTTTTGAAAAATGGTCTCACCTAAAAGGACAGGTTATATGAATCTACAGAATTTTGAACTCAAGAATAAAACGATAAAAGAGCGGTTTGATGCTTTAAAAAAGGAGCGAGGGGGCTCTCTGGGGTCACGGTTGAATCTGTCCTGGAGCAATTGGGG is a window encoding:
- a CDS encoding dihydroxyacetone kinase subunit DhaK yields the protein MQRIVNDPTMVVEDMLKGFIKTHKDIVTPTGHERVIKYKNAPVPGKVGIVTGGGSGHKPAFVGYIGKNMVDAVAVGEVFASPTAKAFFEAMKEAGAGEGVACLYGNYAGENMTVKMAMRMAEKAGLKVKTVVANDDAASAPKTELEKRRGVAGEIFMWKAGGARASLGGSLDEVILSAQKAIDNTRSVGIGLTSCTIPAVGHPNFTIEEGTMEVGIGHHGEPGIKVEALKTADELAQEMLDVLLPDLPFVKGDDVAVILSGLGATPVMELYILYNKIEEILSAAGITVYRSYVGNLFTSLEMMGSTLTVMKLDDELKELVDIEIDTMGLKQFAR
- the dhaL gene encoding dihydroxyacetone kinase subunit DhaL; its protein translation is MGNTFNNADGYIILQNLISCIKANVEYLSEVDGKIADGDHGINMDKGFTITAKRLEGKKLNLTDGMNLLGDVLISEIGGSMGPIYGSYFIELGDGCKGLEQITRETFLEMYKTALEVVLSLGTAKLGDKTMLDAMIPAINAFESSLKADKSFADCLTDMTAAAKTGMESTKDMVAKIGRSARLGERSRGVLDAGAVSCSLIIEDMAKSIQSLMQ